One Candidatus Omnitrophota bacterium genomic window carries:
- a CDS encoding beta-galactosidase, which produces MEEKVISFDRKSMIINGKRIMLYGGEFHYFRVPHELWEDRLRKMKAAGLNLVATYIPWNFHEMKEGEFVWEGDRDLEKFVTLTEKYGFYLAIKPGPYICAEWDFGGFPDWLLGKDVKLREDDPEYLRLIGRYYKEIAGILRPHLVTKGGNIILFQIENEYDHLIAFTGIKRYKDGALRYHLKLLKMAREAGIDVPAFTVEGSFLRKSEIIDARTYYPNIPWIWLWEFDDFDKAIEASVAQQPKKPLMIMELETGWFAQFGKPLYQIEPEVTRAILRTVIAEGASVMNHFLFVGGTTFPYWNCKGDYGGIGTCTTYDFGHSPLREWGEVSPTKYHMARNTAQFLDSFEDVLFGSEKIGGAAKFIDSGNTVALVDLRKGTVKPDFSGTFENVKVTERAGKRGGFLMVRNLTDDTLRTQIEYLSPAGKKTEKLPFSGDLKLAPRSSFLFPIDVPIGDKGVVIKHSTCELLLKKEIGRNAFVFLTGRPEFRGETYIKCGPVKPAVIEGDFDVKGVKDGYIIGNENSGLRIIKIEGVFFVFLDDKTAAKVWDGEETVAISDYYYIEDLIADGRSIEINAQVKNGCNQLTRIFTAVRPGYVTINKEKAPFKYDKKTGSVIFKYDCAVEELPRITWLDSPRFISDVDEKEPGFDDSSWKTITMPKALEQAGLLKHGFIWYRQEFGLKGRPAECRARIITNDMDRFYVYINGEFIWRGIGSPDLDISGAARKGKNLLAVRYENAYHTKAHPHEGPIKKLSGIMRPVKISGRAQGKSFNIVLNKLLVRENAGGLLKGYHEPEIDENGWKVSPPAKKYVFAKEMGELVWYRRRFKFLPRKGGTCALKLTIDHAFERCVIYLNGRALGKYESVGPQNDFYIPEPFLRAENTLAILVEGPGFHPVKGSGFVPPVLKDPRIGFYYAAKKVSARVSAY; this is translated from the coding sequence GTGGAGGAGAAGGTGATCTCTTTCGACAGGAAGAGCATGATCATTAACGGGAAACGCATCATGCTCTACGGAGGGGAATTCCATTACTTCCGCGTGCCGCACGAACTTTGGGAGGACAGGCTCCGTAAGATGAAGGCGGCGGGGCTTAACCTCGTCGCGACATATATACCCTGGAATTTCCATGAGATGAAGGAGGGTGAGTTCGTCTGGGAAGGCGACCGCGACCTCGAGAAGTTCGTGACGCTGACGGAAAAATACGGGTTTTACCTCGCGATAAAGCCGGGGCCGTATATCTGCGCGGAATGGGATTTCGGCGGGTTCCCTGACTGGCTCCTCGGAAAGGACGTGAAACTGCGCGAAGACGACCCGGAGTACCTCAGGCTTATCGGCAGGTATTATAAGGAGATCGCCGGGATCCTGCGGCCGCACCTGGTCACAAAAGGCGGCAATATAATCCTATTCCAGATAGAGAACGAATATGACCACCTGATCGCATTTACCGGCATAAAGAGATACAAGGACGGCGCCCTGCGATACCACCTCAAGCTTTTGAAGATGGCTCGCGAGGCGGGCATAGACGTGCCGGCGTTCACGGTGGAAGGGAGTTTCCTGAGGAAGAGCGAAATAATCGACGCGAGGACCTATTACCCGAATATCCCGTGGATATGGCTCTGGGAGTTCGACGATTTCGATAAGGCGATCGAGGCGTCGGTCGCCCAACAGCCGAAGAAGCCGCTGATGATAATGGAACTCGAGACCGGCTGGTTCGCGCAGTTCGGGAAGCCGCTGTACCAGATAGAGCCGGAGGTCACGAGGGCCATATTAAGGACGGTCATCGCCGAGGGCGCATCCGTCATGAACCATTTCCTGTTCGTCGGCGGCACGACGTTCCCTTACTGGAACTGCAAGGGCGACTACGGCGGGATAGGCACCTGCACGACATATGACTTCGGCCATTCGCCGCTCAGGGAATGGGGCGAGGTCTCGCCGACGAAATACCATATGGCCCGCAACACCGCGCAGTTCCTCGATTCATTCGAGGACGTGCTCTTCGGTTCCGAAAAGATAGGTGGAGCGGCGAAGTTTATCGACAGCGGGAATACCGTGGCGCTCGTGGACCTGAGAAAGGGCACGGTCAAACCCGACTTCTCCGGGACTTTCGAGAACGTCAAGGTCACCGAGAGGGCGGGGAAGAGAGGCGGATTCCTGATGGTCCGCAACCTTACCGACGATACGCTCAGGACGCAGATCGAATATCTATCTCCGGCCGGGAAGAAAACCGAAAAGCTGCCCTTTTCCGGAGACCTTAAGCTCGCTCCCAGGTCCTCATTCCTTTTCCCCATAGATGTCCCTATCGGCGATAAAGGAGTGGTCATCAAGCACTCTACCTGCGAACTTCTTTTGAAGAAAGAGATAGGGAGGAACGCGTTTGTCTTCCTCACCGGAAGACCCGAATTTAGGGGAGAGACCTATATCAAGTGCGGTCCCGTAAAGCCTGCCGTCATCGAAGGCGATTTCGATGTAAAAGGGGTAAAGGACGGCTATATCATCGGGAACGAGAACTCAGGGCTCCGGATAATAAAAATTGAAGGGGTATTCTTCGTTTTTCTCGACGACAAGACGGCCGCTAAAGTATGGGACGGCGAAGAGACGGTCGCGATAAGCGATTACTACTACATCGAGGACCTTATTGCCGACGGGCGGTCGATCGAGATAAACGCGCAGGTCAAGAACGGATGCAACCAGCTTACAAGGATATTTACCGCGGTCAGGCCCGGATACGTAACGATCAACAAGGAAAAGGCGCCTTTTAAATATGACAAAAAGACCGGGTCGGTGATCTTCAAATACGATTGCGCGGTGGAGGAGCTTCCGAGGATAACATGGCTCGACTCTCCGCGGTTCATCTCCGACGTCGACGAGAAAGAGCCCGGTTTCGACGACTCGTCTTGGAAGACGATAACCATGCCCAAAGCGCTTGAGCAGGCCGGCCTGCTCAAGCACGGTTTCATCTGGTACAGGCAGGAGTTCGGGCTTAAGGGGAGGCCGGCGGAATGCCGGGCAAGGATAATAACCAATGACATGGACAGGTTCTATGTCTATATCAACGGGGAATTCATCTGGCGCGGGATAGGCAGTCCCGACCTTGATATCTCCGGGGCGGCCAGGAAAGGGAAGAACCTCCTCGCGGTCAGGTATGAGAACGCCTACCATACCAAGGCGCATCCCCACGAAGGGCCGATAAAAAAACTCAGCGGCATAATGCGGCCGGTAAAGATCAGCGGCAGGGCGCAGGGAAAGTCCTTCAATATTGTCCTTAATAAATTGCTGGTCCGCGAGAATGCGGGCGGCCTCTTGAAGGGCTATCATGAACCTGAGATCGATGAAAACGGCTGGAAGGTCTCGCCTCCCGCTAAGAAATACGTATTCGCGAAAGAGATGGGAGAGCTTGTCTGGTACAGGCGGAGGTTCAAGTTCCTGCCGCGCAAGGGCGGCACCTGCGCGCTCAAGCTCACGATAGACCACGCCTTCGAGAGGTGCGTCATATACCTGAACGGAAGGGCGCTCGGCAAATACGAGTCGGTCGGTCCGCAGAATGATTTTTATATCCCCGAGCCGTTCCTGCGCGCGGAGAATACTCTGGCTATCCTCGTCGAGGGGCCGGGTTTCCATCCCGTCAAGGGATCGGGGTTCGTCCCGCCGGTCCTTAAAGACCCCAGGATAGGTTTCTACTATGCGGCCAAAAAGGTGAGCGCGAGGGTATCGGCCTATTGA